In Mytilus edulis chromosome 6, xbMytEdul2.2, whole genome shotgun sequence, the following proteins share a genomic window:
- the LOC139527464 gene encoding CUE domain-containing protein 1-like — protein MATADAQQHKPSSRRSSRRNQPSPPDNEFIPNNMTETAVTTVDGHRPHHHHHRTHSNAEKSKTKSRPTKQLDFDQAMADFKTMFPTMDCEIIEAVLRANDGAVDSTIDQLLTMSIDTEGRESPIEIPPDLISTVEDDCPLYNEHRSEDSPPSYTEAVSTNIWTTPISSQESKNSSKTRSHSMSSKAHRKSHRSQRSKSLFDPETDELSLSNTEPKRPPSSTMTHNTPVKTGHNTPVKTGFRNWNPPMLGNLPDDFLRLIPTSETTRSFLDTNIDLNEKPRVHHRRSKHVSSRSSSERKKLSQSVLTEDTSTRQTKLSRSMSERSPIEPLLRTRGTGMPLTSQSLIISSHEFTQGMLDKKMKENERRRRTAVMNADPEMSQYLEDERLAIMLQNSEFLQELRGNEEFMQTLEKERIRNQSKSERKKKSPSRESTESRKHAPLTEQLEVWKKSHEVPEVPRLLPIPQQEDRHDWSAEVPLAAASDVRLSFNDDDRVSIEGYGDDRQQQLDAFPFSQPIPQGDDDAELRHKLKDMGGASRKQFMALARKFFSRKKTNKRTLKQIQKEKLAPSMMNLLNSDEEDFNEEDSSKPYDQEPEIEPLPTSLISVPGHKYVQRPHYHPDTITTYHDNMGSDMV, from the exons ATGGCGACAGCAGACGCACAGCAACACAAGCCGAGTAGTAGACGTAGCAGTCGGAGAAATCAACCATCTCCACCAGATAATGAATTTATACCAAACAACATGACAGAGACAGCAGTTACTACCGTGGACGGCCATCGACCCCATCACCATCATCATCGTACCCATAGCAATgcagaaaaaagtaaaaccaaaTCACGACCAACCAAACAGTTGGACTTTGATCAGGCAATGGCTGATTTCAAAACAATGTTCCCTACAATGGATTGTGAGATTATTGAGGCAGTACTTAGGGCAAATGATGGGGCTGTAGATTCAACAATCGATCAGCTTTTAACAATGAGTATAGATACAGAAGGCAGGGAATCCCCAATAGAGATCCCTCCTGATCTTATATCAACA gTGGAAGATGATTGCCCTTTATATAACGAGCATAGGAGTGAAGATTCTCCACCATCTTATACTGAAGCTGTGTCAACAAACATCTGGACAACACCTATATCTAGTCAGGAGagtaaaaactcatcaaagacaCGGTCTCATTCAATGTCATCAAAAGCTCATAGAAAATCACACAGGTCACAACGTAGTAAGAGTTTGTTTGACCCAGAAACTGATGAACTGTCTCTGTCTAATACAGAACCTAAACGACCTCCGTCTTCCACGATGACTCATAATACACCTGTCAAAACAGGTCATAATACACCTGTTAAAACAGGTTTCCGTAACTGGAACCCACCCATGCTTGGTAACTTGCCAGATGACTTTTTACGATTGATTCCTACCTCGGAAACAACGAGGTCATTTTTAGACACTAATATTGACTTAAATGAAAAACCTAGAGTGCACCACAGAAGGAGTAAACATGTTAGTTCAAGATCAAGTAGTGAAAGGAAAAAACTGTCGCAAAGTGTTCTTACAGAAGATACAAGTACAAGACAGACAAAGCTGTCTCGGAGCATGAGTGAGAGGTCGCCTATCGAACCGTTACTTAGAACTAGGGGTACAGGAATGCCTTTAACAAGTCAATCATTA aTAATATCTTCACACGAGTTTACGCAAGGAATGCTAGATAAGAAAATGAAGGAGAACGAGAGGCGACGTCGTACGGCTGTAATGAATGCCGACCCTGAAATGTCACAATATTTAGAGGATGAGAGACTTGCCATTATGTTACAGAACAGTGAATTCCTACAGGAACTCAGAGGGAATGAGGAATTCATGCAGACATTAGAAAAAG AACGAATCAGGAATCAGAGTAAATCAGAGCGGAAGAAGAAATCACCAAGCCGTGAATCTACCGAAAGTCGGAAGCATGCTCCTCTTACAGAGCAGTTAGAAGTGTGGAAAAAGTCACATGAAGTACCAGAGGTACCTCGACTTCTTCCCATCCCCCAACAGGAAGACAGACATGACTGGTCAGCTGAAGTACCACTAGCTGCAGCCTCTGATGTTAGACTGTCTTTTAATGATGATGATAGAG tttctaTAGAAGGTTATGGAGATGATAGACAACAGCAGTTAGATGCCTTCCCTTTCAGTCAGCCAATACCACAAGGAGATGATGATGCAGAATTAAGACATAAACTGAAAGATATGGGAGGAG CATCAAGAAAACAATTTATGGCGTTGGCAAGAAAATTCTTCTCGCGAAAAAAGACGAACAAAAGAACACTTAAACAAAT ACAGAAAGAGAAACTGGCGCCCTCTATGATGAATCTACTGAACAGTGATGAGGAAGATTTCAATGAGGAGGATAGTAGTAAACCTTACGACCAAGAACCAGAAATTGAACCTTTG CCAACATCTTTAATAAGTGTACCAGGTCATAAATATGTACAACGACCTCATTATCACCCTGACACTATCACAACCTACCATGACAATATGGGGTCAGACATGGTCTGA